The genomic DNA GCGCTGGCTCCAGCTGTACTGGCTGCGCGACCGGGCGGCGCTGGCCGACCTGGCCGGGCGGGCCGAGGCCGCCGGCTTCGGCGCGCTGGTGCTGACCGTGGACGCGCCCAAGGTCGCCCGGCGGCTGCGCGACCTGCGCAACTCCTTCGCCGTCCCGGACGGCGTCCGCGCGGTGAACCTCGACGCCGCCCTGGCCGTGGGTGCGGCGCGCTCGGGTTCGTCCGCGATCGAGGCGCACTCGGTCGAGCAGTTCGACCGTAGCATCACCTGGGCGGATTTGTCGTGGCTTCGTCAAAAAACCTCGCTGCCGCTGGTGCTGAAGGGCGTGCTGACCGCCGAGGACGCCCGCCGGGCGGTCGACCACGGCGTGGACGCCCTGGTCGTCTCCAACCACGGCGGACGCCAACTCGACGGCGCCCCACCCGCCCTGGCCGCCCTTCCGGAGGTCGTCGACGCCGTCCCCGCCGACTGCCCCGTGCTGGTCGACGGCGGGATCCGGCACGGCACCGACCTCGCCAAGGCCCTCGCGCTCGGCGCCCGCGCCGCGCTGATCGGCCGACCCGTGCTCTGGGGACTCGCCCACAGCGGCGAGCCGGGCGCCCGGCACGTCCTCGACCTGCTGCGCACCGAACTCCTCGACACCCTGGTGCTCTCCGGCCGCCCGACCCTGGCCGACCTGGACCGCACCCTGCTGGCCGACTGGCCGCCACCCCACCACCTTCGCCGAGAGGACCCACCCGGGTGACCACCGCCCCCGCCCACCGGACCGACCCGCGCTTCCCTGGCTGGGACTGGGAGGACCCGGCCGCCCTCGGTGCCCTCACCGACGGCTTCACCGAGAACCTCGCCCGCTGCGCGAGCATCGAGACCGTCCGCGACCGGCTCCCGCGCACCCGCCGGGAACTCGCCGGACTCGGCGTCACCGGCATCGAGTTCGCGGCCTTCGCCACCCGCCACCCGGAGGCGATCGGCACCGACCTGGTCGCCGTCCGCAGCCCCGATGCCACCACCGAGTCCGGCCCGCTCTACCGGATCGACGGCAGCCACCTCTTCACCCGGCTCGACATCTCCGAGCCGCTGCCCCTCGACGACCACAGCGTCGACTGGGTCTACGCCGAACACCTCATCGAACACGTGCCGCTGCCCGTCGCCGTCCACTGGCTCGGCGAGGTCCGCCGCATCCTGCGTCCGGGCGGCCTGCTCCGCCTCACCACCCCCGACCTGGAGCGCTACGTCCGCGGCTACCTGGACCGGGACGAGGAGTTCTTCCGGCGCCACCGGCGCCGGCTGCGCACCCTGCGGGTCGGCCCGCCGATGCCCGAACGCCGGGCCTTCATGCTCAACCAGATCTTCTACCACTTCGGACACCGCTGGATCTTCGACGAGGACGAGCTCCGGCACGTCCTGGACCGGGCCGGCTACCAGGGCTGGACCGTCGAGCGCCGCGCCCACCAGGAGGGCCACCGCCCCGACGTCGCCGCCCTCGACACCGCCTTCCGCAAGGACGAGTCGATCTACCTCGAAGCGCGCGCCCCGGAGGCGTCCTGATGCCCCTGCACCCCGAGGCCGAGGCGCTGCGCGCCCGGCGCGCCGGGACGAACGCCCCGCCGCTCTACACCCTGACCGTGGCGCAGGCCCGGGCCGCCGACCTCGCCGACCTGCGGGCCGCCGGCGGCACCCCCGAGCCGGTCGCCGCCGTCACCGAGCACCGCGTCCCCGGCACCGGCGGGCAGCTCGCGGTGCGGTGCTACCACCCGGCCCGGCACGACCGGCCGCACCCCGCCCTGCTCTACCTGTACGGCGGCGGCTGGACCCTCGGCTGCCTGGACACCGGCGACGCGATCTGCCGCGCCCTCACCAACGCCACCGGCTGCCTGACCGCCACCGTCGGCTACCGGCTCGCCCCCGAACACCCCTTCCCCGCGGCCGTCGAGGACGCCTACACGGCCCTCGCCTGGCTGGCCGACCACGCCGCCGGGCTCGGCGCCGACCCCGACCGGCTGGCCGTCGGCGGCGACAGCGCCGGGGGCAACCTCGCCGCCGCCACCACCCTGCTCGCCCGTGAGCGCGGCGGCCCGGCCCTGCGCCACCAGCTTCTGGTCTACCCCAACACCGACCACCGGGCCGACACGCCCTCGCTGCGCGCCGGCGACGACCCGCTGCTCTTCAACCGCCACTCGGTGGCCTGGTACTGGCGCCACTACCTCGCCGACCCGGCCGACGGCGACAACCCGCTGGCCTCGCCGCTGCGCGCCCCCTCGCTCGCCGGGCTGCCCCCCGCCACCGTGATCACGGCGGAGCACGACCCGCTGCGCGACGAGGGCGAGGCCTACGCCGCCCGGCTCGCCGAGGCCGGGGTGGACGTCGAACTGCGGCGCTGGGACGGCATGCCGCACGGCTTCTTCGCCATGGCGGGCGTGCTCGCCGGCGGCGCGGACGCGCAGTGGTACGCGGCGGGCCGGCTGCGGGCGGCGCTGCGATGACCCTCGCCCTGGACCAGCTGCACGGCTCGCTCTCCGACCCGCTGCTGGACGCCATGACCTTCCTCAACGAGGTCACCGCGCGCTACCCCGACGCCGTCTCCTTCGCCCCCGGCCGCCCGCACGAGGAGCACTTCGATCCGGCGGCGATCCCGCGCCACCTGGAGCGGTACCTGCGCCACCTGCGGGAGGACCGCGGGATGGCGGAGGAGGAGGTCCGCCGGGAGCTCTTCCAGTACGGCCGCACCAAGGGCCTGATCGCCGGGCTCGTCGCCCGGACGCTGGCCGCCGACGAGGGCCTCGACGTCGACCCGGAGGCCCTGGTGGTCACCGTCGGCGCCCAGGAGGGCATGCTGCTGGTCCTGCGCGCCCTGTGCGCCGGCCCCGAGGACGTCCTGCTGGTCGCCGCACCCTGCTACGTCGGCGTGACGGGCGCCGCCCGGCTGCTGGACCTGACGGTCCGGCCGGTGCCGGAAGCCCCCGGCGGCGGGGGGCTCGACCCCGAGGCACTGGCCGCAGCCGCCCGGCGGGCCCGGGCCGAGGGCCTGCGGCCGCGCGCCTGCTACCTGGTGCCGGACTTCGCCAACCCCTCGGGCGCCAGCCTCCCGGTCGAGGCCAGGAAGCGGCTGCTCGCGGTCGCCGAGGAGCACGACCTGCTGCTCGTCGAGGACAACCCGTACGGCTTCTTCCGGCGCGGCGGCACGCCCGTGCGGCCCACCCTCAAGGCGCTGGACGGGGACCGGCGACGGGTCGTCCACCTCGGGTCCTTCGCCAAGACCTGCTTCCCCGGCGCCAGGGTCGGCTACGTGGTGGCCGACCAGCGGGTGGACCGCGGCGGCGGGCGGGCCGGGCTGCTCGCGGACGAGCTGGCGAAGCTGAAGAGCATGACGACGGTCAACACCCCGGCGCTCAGCCAGGCCGTGATCGGCGGCATGCTGCTGGAGGCCGACCGCGGCCTGCGCGTGGCGACGGCCGGCGCGGCGGAGTTCTACGCCCGCAACCTCGACACCCTGCTGGCCGAGCTGGAACGCCGCTTCCCGCCCGGCTCCCCGGTCACCTGGAACGCCCCGGACGGCGGGTACTTCGCGGTGCTCACGGTGCCGTTCGACGCCGACGAGAGGGCCCTCGACCGCTGCGCGCGGGAGTACGGCGTGCTGTGGACCCCGATGGCGCCGTTCTACCCGCACGGGGGAGGGGAGCGCTCGCTGCGGCTGTCCTGCTCCTACCTGACGGAGGACCGGATCGTCGACGGTGTCGGCCGGCTGGCCGCCTTCGTGGACGGCGCGTCCCGGTAGCGCAGCACGAGGAGGCCGGTCCGCTCTGCGGGCCGGCCTCCTCGTGCTGCGCGCGGCTAGCGGATCCGCCGGGCGAACAGGCGGGCCGCCCAGGCCACCGCCACCGCCGCGGTGACCGCGGTGAACAGCAGTCCGCGCCACACGGCCGGCGAGTCGACCTGGCCGGTGAACAGCGCCCGCATCGCCTCCACGCCCCAGTAGCACGGGTTCCAGGACGCCGCGGTGCGCAGCCAGGCCGGTGCCAGCGCGATCGGCAGCAGGGTGCCGGAGAGCAGCGCCAGCGGCTGCGCGATGGTGTTGACGATCGGCCCGAGCGCCGCGTCGCCGGGGACCAGCAGCGCCAGCCCGTACGACACGGAGGAGGCCATCAGCGCCATCAGCGCGAGCAGCGCGAAGGCGAGCAGCAGGTCGCCGACGCCCACGGTGAGGCCGAACGGGACCGCCAGCGCGGTGATGATCGCCGCCTGCACCAGCAGCGCCACGACCTCCCGCAGGGCCCGGCCGAGCAGCAGGGCGACCCGGCTGACCGGGGTGACCCGGGAGCGCTCCACGATGCCCGCGTGCAGCTCGCCGAGCAGGGTGAACCCGGTGAACAGGCCGCCCATCACGGCCAGTGCCGACAGCAGGCCGGGCACGTACACCCGGTACGCGTCGGCGGTCGAGACCGCCCCCGAGGAGGCCAGCGCGGTCTTCAGCAGCGGCGCGAACAGCAGCAGGTAGAACAGCGGTTGGAGCAGCCCGACCGCCAGCCACGCGGGTGTGCGGACCATCAGCAGCAGCTGCCGCTGGAAGACCAGCCAGGTGTCACGGGCGAGCTTCACGCCGCCTCCCCTCCTCTACTGGTCAGGGCCAGGAACACGTCGTCCAGGCTCGGCCGTTGCAACTGCACCAGCTCGGGTTCGGTGCCCGCGGCGGCGAGTTCGCGCAGCAGC from Kitasatospora terrestris includes the following:
- a CDS encoding PLP-dependent aminotransferase family protein: MTLALDQLHGSLSDPLLDAMTFLNEVTARYPDAVSFAPGRPHEEHFDPAAIPRHLERYLRHLREDRGMAEEEVRRELFQYGRTKGLIAGLVARTLAADEGLDVDPEALVVTVGAQEGMLLVLRALCAGPEDVLLVAAPCYVGVTGAARLLDLTVRPVPEAPGGGGLDPEALAAAARRARAEGLRPRACYLVPDFANPSGASLPVEARKRLLAVAEEHDLLLVEDNPYGFFRRGGTPVRPTLKALDGDRRRVVHLGSFAKTCFPGARVGYVVADQRVDRGGGRAGLLADELAKLKSMTTVNTPALSQAVIGGMLLEADRGLRVATAGAAEFYARNLDTLLAELERRFPPGSPVTWNAPDGGYFAVLTVPFDADERALDRCAREYGVLWTPMAPFYPHGGGERSLRLSCSYLTEDRIVDGVGRLAAFVDGASR
- a CDS encoding class I SAM-dependent methyltransferase, with product MTTAPAHRTDPRFPGWDWEDPAALGALTDGFTENLARCASIETVRDRLPRTRRELAGLGVTGIEFAAFATRHPEAIGTDLVAVRSPDATTESGPLYRIDGSHLFTRLDISEPLPLDDHSVDWVYAEHLIEHVPLPVAVHWLGEVRRILRPGGLLRLTTPDLERYVRGYLDRDEEFFRRHRRRLRTLRVGPPMPERRAFMLNQIFYHFGHRWIFDEDELRHVLDRAGYQGWTVERRAHQEGHRPDVAALDTAFRKDESIYLEARAPEAS
- a CDS encoding alpha/beta hydrolase — encoded protein: MPLHPEAEALRARRAGTNAPPLYTLTVAQARAADLADLRAAGGTPEPVAAVTEHRVPGTGGQLAVRCYHPARHDRPHPALLYLYGGGWTLGCLDTGDAICRALTNATGCLTATVGYRLAPEHPFPAAVEDAYTALAWLADHAAGLGADPDRLAVGGDSAGGNLAAATTLLARERGGPALRHQLLVYPNTDHRADTPSLRAGDDPLLFNRHSVAWYWRHYLADPADGDNPLASPLRAPSLAGLPPATVITAEHDPLRDEGEAYAARLAEAGVDVELRRWDGMPHGFFAMAGVLAGGADAQWYAAGRLRAALR
- a CDS encoding ABC transporter permease; protein product: MKLARDTWLVFQRQLLLMVRTPAWLAVGLLQPLFYLLLFAPLLKTALASSGAVSTADAYRVYVPGLLSALAVMGGLFTGFTLLGELHAGIVERSRVTPVSRVALLLGRALREVVALLVQAAIITALAVPFGLTVGVGDLLLAFALLALMALMASSVSYGLALLVPGDAALGPIVNTIAQPLALLSGTLLPIALAPAWLRTAASWNPCYWGVEAMRALFTGQVDSPAVWRGLLFTAVTAAVAVAWAARLFARRIR
- a CDS encoding alpha-hydroxy acid oxidase, translating into MLPLTPADYRALARARLPAATWDFFEGGAGAEWTLRANRAQFRRHVLRPRVLVDVSAPDCSTELFGARLAAPFGVAPMAYHQLACPEGEIATARAARAAGALLVVSIFAGRRLEEIARAGGDAPRWLQLYWLRDRAALADLAGRAEAAGFGALVLTVDAPKVARRLRDLRNSFAVPDGVRAVNLDAALAVGAARSGSSAIEAHSVEQFDRSITWADLSWLRQKTSLPLVLKGVLTAEDARRAVDHGVDALVVSNHGGRQLDGAPPALAALPEVVDAVPADCPVLVDGGIRHGTDLAKALALGARAALIGRPVLWGLAHSGEPGARHVLDLLRTELLDTLVLSGRPTLADLDRTLLADWPPPHHLRREDPPG